One Setaria viridis chromosome 3, Setaria_viridis_v4.0, whole genome shotgun sequence DNA window includes the following coding sequences:
- the LOC117848169 gene encoding UDP-sulfoquinovose synthase, chloroplastic: MKMAHLITNCTFSASPAVKTLSGSPSYCCNVGRLQNSKSSNLSLKSSSKRQKKSYVTCASAAVQGHTQTPLAGSQEASSSKPKKVMVIGGDGYCGWATALHLSNKGYEVAIVDNLVRRLFDHQLGLDSLTPITSIQNRVRRWKSLTGKTIQLFIGDICDFEFLSEAFKSFEPDAAVHFGEQRSAPYSMIDRSRAVYTQHNNVIGTLNVLFAIKEYSEECHLVKLGTMGEYGTPNIDIEEGFITITHNGRTDTLPYPKQASSFYHLSKVHDSHNIAFTCKAWGIRATDLNQGVVYGVRTDETAMHEELSNRFDYDGVFGTALNRFCVQAAVGHPLTVYGKGGQTRGYLDIRDTVQCVELAIANPAKPGEFRVFNQFTEQFSVNELAKLVTAAGAKLGLDVQTKSVPNPRVEAEEHYYNAKHTKLIELGLEPHLLSDSLLDSLLNFAVQYKDRVDIAQIMPSVSWKKMGAKPRTVSV, from the exons ATGAAAATGGCACATTTGATAACTAACTGTACTTTCAGTGCATCTCCTGCTGTTAAGACGCTCTCCGGATCTCCTAGTTATTGCTGCAATGTTGGCCGATTACAGAACTCAAAATCTTCAAATCTGTCCCTCAAATCTTCTTCCAAGAGACAAAAGAAGTCATATGTTACTTGTGCTAGTGCTGCTGTACAAGGACATACACAAACACCTCTTGCTGGTAGTCAGGAAGCTTCATCCTCCAAGCCTAAAAAAGTAATGGTTATTGGTGGAGATGGATACTGTGGGTGGGCGACAGCTCTTCATCTCTCCAACAAAGGTTATGAGGTCGCTATTGTCGATAATCTTGTTCGACGTCTTTTTGATCACCAACTTGGTCTTGATTCCCTTACCCCCATAACTTCCATCCAAAATCGTGTCCGTAGATGGAAGTCTCTCACTGGCAAGACAATTCAGCTCTTTATTGGTGACATATGTGATTTTGAATTCCTCTCAGAAGCCTTCAAGTCTTTTGAGCCAGATGCTGCTGTCCACTTTGGTGAGCAAAGATCCGCACCATACTCTATGATTGATCGTTCAAGGGCAGTCTACACACAGCATAACAATGTTATTGGAACACTTAATGTCTTGTTTGCCATTAAGGAGTACAGTGAAGAGTGCCATCTGGTTAAGCTGGGAACTATGGGTGAGTATGGAACACCAAACATTGACATTGAAGAGGGGTTTATCACTATTACTCATAATGGAAGAACTGACACCTTGCCTTACCCAAAACAAGCAAGCTCCTTCTACCATCTAAGCAAAGTGCATGACTCCCACAACATAGCATTTACTTGCAAGGCTTGGGGTATAAGGGCCACAGATCTTAACCAAGGTGTTGTCTATGGAGTCAGAACAGATGAAACTGCAATGCATGAGGAGCTATCTAACAGGTTTGACTATGATGGTGTCTTTGGGACAGCACTAAATAGGTTCTGTGTCCAGGCTGCTGTAGGGCATCCACTTACAGTATACGGAAAAGGTGGTCAG ACCCGTGGATATCTGGACATCAGGGACACTGTGCAGTGCGTTGAGCTAGCAATAGCCAACCCAGCCAAACCCGGCGAGTTCAGAGTCTTCAATCAGTTCACAGAGCAGTTCTCCGTCAACGAACTGGCCAAGCTAGTGACTGCTGCAGGAGCCAAGCTCGGTCTGGACGTGCAGACCAAGTCGGTCCCCAACCCACGGGTCGAGGCTGAGGAGCACTACTACAATGCCAAGCACACGAAGCTGATTGAGCTGGGCCTGGAGCCCCACCTGCTCTCGGATTCCCTGCTCGACTCGCTGCTCAACTTTGCCGTCCAGTACAAGGACAGGGTCGACATTGCCCAGATCATGCCCAGCGTTTCGTGGAAGAAGATGGGCGCCAAGCCACGGACAGTCTCCGTTTAG